The Equus caballus isolate H_3958 breed thoroughbred chromosome 22, TB-T2T, whole genome shotgun sequence genome window below encodes:
- the RAE1 gene encoding mRNA export factor RAE1, whose product MSLFGTTSGFGTSGTSMFGSTTTDNHNPMKDIEVTSSPDDSIGCLSFSPPTLPGNFLIAGSWANDVRCWEVQDSGQTIPKAQQMHTGPVLDVCWSDDGSKVFTASCDKTAKMWDLNSNQAIQIAQHDAPVKTIHWIKAPNYSCVMTGSWDKTLKFWDTRSSNPMMVLQLPERCYCADVIYPMAVVATAERGLIVYQLESQPSEFRRIESPLKHQHRCVAIFKDKQNKPTGFALGSIEGRVAIHYINPPNPAKDNFTFKCHRSNGTNTSAPQDIYAVNGIAFHPVHGTLATVGSDGRFSFWDKDARTKLKTSEQLDQPIAACCFNHNGNIFAYASSYDWSKGHEFYNPQKKNYIFLRNAAEELKPRNKK is encoded by the exons ATGAGTCTGTTTGGAACAACCTCAGGTTTTGGAACTAGTGGGACCAGCATGTTTGGCAGCACAACCACAGATAATCACAACCCAATGAAG GATATTGAAGTGACGTCCTCTCCTGATGATAGCATTGGTTGTCTATCTTTTAGCCCACCCACCTTGCCGGGGAACTTTCTTATTGCAGGATCGTGGGCTAATGAT GTTCGCTGCTGGGAAGTTCAAGACAGTGGACAGACTATTCCAAAAGCCCAGCAGATGCACACGGGGCCTGTCCTGGACGTCTGCTGGAGTGAC gATGGGAGCAAAGTATTTACAGCATCATGTGATAAAACTGCCAAAATGTGGGACCTCAACAGTAATCAGGCGATACAGATTGCACAG CATGATGCTCCCGTTAAAACCATACATTGGATCAAAGCACCGAACTACAGCTGTGTGATGACTGGGAGCTGGGATAAGACCTTGAAG ttttgggATACACGATCCTCAAATCCTATGATGGTTTTGCAACTCCCCGAAAGGTGTTACTGTGCTGACGTG ATATATCCTATGGCCGTGGTGGCAACCGCGGAGAGGGGACTGATCGTCTACCAATTAGAGAGCCAGCCTTCTGAGTTCAGGAGGATAGAGTCGCCACTGAAGCATCAG CATCGATGTGTGGCTATTTTTAAGGACAAACAGAACAAGCCAACTGGTTTTGCTCTGGGCAGCATCGAGGGGAGAGTCGCTATTCACTACATCAACCCCCCAAACCC TGCCAAAGATAACTTCACCTTCAAATGTCATCGATCAAATGGAACCAATACTTCAGCTCCTCAGGACATCTATGCG GTAAATGGAATCGCATTCCATCCTGTTCATGGCACCCTTGCAACCGTGGGATCTGATGGTAGATTCAGCTTTTGGGACAAAGATGCCagaacaaaactaaaaacttcgGAACAGTTGGATCAGCCGATAGCAGCTTGCTGCTTCAACCACAATGGAAACATATTTGCGTATGCTTCCAGCTACGACTGGTCGAAG ggACATGAATTTTATAATCCccagaagaaaaattacattttcctgCGTAATGCAGCTGAAGAGCTAAAACCCAGGAACAAGAAGTAG